The Crassostrea angulata isolate pt1a10 chromosome 1, ASM2561291v2, whole genome shotgun sequence nucleotide sequence gaccagcagTTACTTACcgtagatattgctatcaaagggcacctgaaacaaaaactttaacctgctttaaaaaccttaacctcctccagcatctgaaacccatagctcagattcagcattcaagcctgtctggtgcatcaatatcataagacacaccatccatgaaagtttggtgaagttagcagttacttagatattgctatcaaagggcacctgcaaccaaaactttaacctgctctaaaaaccttaacctcctccagcatccgaaacccatagctcagattcagcattcaagcctgtctggtgcatcagtatcataagacacaccatccatgcaagtttggtgaagttaggaccagcagTTACTTAGAtgttgctatcaaagggcacctgcaacaaaaactttaacctgctccaaaaaccttaacctcctccagcatttgaaatttaggacccagattcagcatccaagtctttcaatgaaagtccataagtaggtccagatgcatcatccatgcaagtttggtgaagataggacaagtaataacttagatacaggacctgcaacaaaaactttcaccaggtccggacgccgacgccaggggtatagcataagctccccttgacttcgtctcagTGAGCTAAAATGGATGGTTTTATAGTCATATGTCGATGTAGTCATATATATAGGCATATGTCGATGTGGGGTATAGGCCGAATTGCTTATTTTggacaaaattcaagaaaaatccttagaATAGCCAAATTAGGGGATAAGTCGATTTTCAATTGATgattactatagtgaaagtatgaccgcTGATTAAGGAAGTCAtcgtattaagtatatactttcagaatatcgatgtagaaagtcaaaagagtaattaaagttatttaatttgctcaacatatatattttaagcaatttttaaaaatacatctgtgttttgtggctgtttggtTTCTTCCGTATTCATCGGTGTATCGTTATGTATCGTTATTTTACATAGTGTAAATCtaattgcaacaccaacctccgtggttctgtctggtagaactaggtataatattttaccataccttttatattttattaataccttattgctaaatttcgtttaatcaagttatactttgaaagctacttgtaaatacAGGGAATGGCGTCCATAAttagctcaacacgtggtttcatattcaaatagagttatcccccgtaatcgctatgtttgagaaaatgaaatagcaaacataaaatatttaatttgtgttctttccattaattaattaaatagtgactTGCCGTTAAGCAGAGaaattgtaatgttaaaaacacagttaatgcaaTGAAGTGTAACGGTGTACACTACGTGCCCCCAAGCTGTGTTTTAGTCAccggtttcacacctttgtatatacacacgacaccagaataccgttatttcatccaacaggaaattaattgtaaaaacacagTCTTtgcatttaactttttttactaCAAGCCCATAGGGCAAGTGAGGTTACAAAATCTGCAGGTAGcccaaacaaaattttattagccCAAAtcaagaacaataaaaacaacttGACAAAAAATGaccaggtccagtacaatctccagatttagctttattaagctattcaGAGTAGCTTCATTTAGCtattttgtcatacatttttcttaaatctgTAATTTTATcagtatgtataaaaaatcgCACTTTAGTCCAATGatagtttttaactttgaactgttctttgaacaatgcatgtaaagattACTCATCAATTTGCGTCTCCTTAAGAGACTTTGCACTAAAAGTTTTGGGGCAACTGATTCATGACCACACAGTTActtcttgaatgaaatataaagcaggtcagttatggtaaacaagataattgattggtaataatttATCACAATGAGAAGAAATCATACTTATCCACGCCTCATTGCACACAAAGTGGTAAACAGTTACCCAAAcaatggaaatatattttttgcttataaGTGATTAAAAGCTGCAGTGTTAAAACTATCTTTAATTAAGGTCAAGTTTATAATGGTCAGTTGTGCAAATATGAATAGCAAGTTAATTGCGATGTTTTGTCCATTtcttacaataaatattttcttaaaaaactgcatataaatagctttatcaagctattttgaataacttttttaagctatatagctttttcaagctatatagctaaatctggagattgtactggacctgatgacttatcatattaaattatatgatattaatatttagttatcctttttattaaaaaaattacctttcacgattcatgattttttttatctttgatatgTTGTAGCCAGTGATAATAAGAAACTTCTATATAATACTgaattcatgattatttcaaattctGCATGTTAAAAGCAGAAATGGGTCAATAAATATCTGATTCCTGATTATCAActcaggccaaaaaaaaaaaatattcctgtttcctgtcacttgaccaaaaaaattagggtaggtaggtaggaaaaaaaattatttttaaaaaatattttatttttaaaaacttggagCATGTGTGTAATAATGAGAGAGATGTATATTCCCAGTGTTCAGTATGTaaatacagaccctgaaacgtactactacaccacacgctcgctgcacgctcgctacacgctcgctaaacggttcacacgaaacgctgaacgctttacacgaaacgctgcacgctttgcccgaaacgctaaacgatttacacgaaacgctgaacggtttacacgaaacgattctcgcacgaaacgatttgctcgcttttcacacgctttggacacgcttttatcctgattgattcgggtcctctcggatttttacctttactctgttagtaagaattacttttaagaaaacacgaaataatagaaatactgatattagaaacatatatgtacataagtattgaattgattaattaaattaatttggtacttatatttaaagcaaaaaattatttattcacagaactagtcaaaaatattacttctataaatatacttattgctcaaaagaaatatccatgattcttattagtcccgtaaataataaaaattccagagaaaaaagttaccataacacaatattcaataccaaaaataaaatccgtatgattacaaactgaaatcggtttttcagtattcggcgggatttgttttttcttctcatatTAATATTCtcttggtttcagagaatacgatgtaaaaatactaactgtaaataaacctgtaattatttacattgataatttggtttttcagtattcggcgggatttgttttttcttctcacattaatattctTGTTGGTTTCAGAGAacacgatgtaaaaatactaaatgtaaataaacctgtaattatttacattgataattttgaaagttatgtaaaataaaattagtcacataagttagaaatatgctataaaacaaccaactaatttttttttatgtcgaatcattcgcgtaaaaaaatgttccgtacataaaatcacagagaaaaatcaatggattaaacaataaagaaagttgtcattactATTTTGGATTTCGGaaagaataaataataaaaaatgatttagatttttgtctcaatattcgtatacataaccggcgccctgcataacggcgtacaatatatctatcataatctatttgaattaagtaccatgcatatagattcccataataattaattgcatgtgtacattttaggaaaaaCTTCAGTGTGTTAttaattacttgttgttttccgttatcagtgtttaaataattcaaataacaacttgtagaaatatttttaatcaggATTCAGAAGAATTAACTtcccgcatttcatagaaatgaacagtatattttctttctatatttacatttaattttgttcaaattaatgttaaataatctatcattgaaattgtgagcatcatcaaatactgattcagactaccttgaagtcattaaatttctattggctattgacaaaaaaaaagagacgcgtgatcatccaatgaaaacgaatacacagagtttgattgacaggttcagccagatGCAGGTCTTACcagatgtccgaggttatgtgtaatggttgtacacagccgaatagtctcagtaactagtcttctttcaatacgcgtacttttcttttgtttgttaaaaattaattcaattttgaaaaaagataagtatattatttcttatagatttttttcacgagaatattgcaaaggagttttgccaatcagtttaaagtaatgtttattacgagcgctattttgaaacaattaaattgtcagagagttccgaatgaaatctgatgaacgtttcacacggttctcgcacgctttgctcgaaacgatttacacgctttgcccgaaacgctgcacgctttgcccgaaacgctaaacggtttacacgaaacgcttcacgattcacacgaaacgctaaacggtttacacgaaacgctaaacggtttacacgaaacgtttctcgcacgaaagtcgcacgcttttttggtgtagtagtacgtttcagggtctgtagatgatttaaaatttccaaAGGTCTTTGTATTGTTGATGCATGTAATGTATATAAAACAAcaggcaaagaaaaaaaatatattaattttttaattaaaaataaaaactaatattatttgcaaaatataatcTACGTGTATGAATGTATTTATCCTTTTCtggataaatatttttgtattgtattaGCTTTAATGTCAATATCAACATGATTAATTAAATCACTCTCTGTACTTCCGTGTATTtggggtattagtccaaccctttgacccactTACTACCGTACGTTATGTAGAGGATTTGTTTAATTCTCAAGATAATATAGAAAGcagttttatgataattttaacatttattgcagTTATTAACTTATAACAGGTTTTTGACTAACTGTAATATCAGGatttaaagtaataaacattgtttttgtaatttccaatatacagtatgttgttgcatcacccgtatttataacccctgACGGTAAGATAGTCGCAAGTTATTCACCACAAGGTATATTTATGCAGTAAAAATGTCTGTAGATTAATTTTCTATCATTCTTTCGCCAGTGAGGTTAATTTACATGATTATGAACTCAGAAGACTTGGTCATCTTCACTTCtctttctgaggaaattctggcgaagttaccgatcacCACCATGATCacaaaaaaacttttagggTCGGAGGgtaaaaaatagggtcggtcgggCGACAGGAAAcaggattaattttttttttggcctcaTCTccgtactttcagtactttgattcaacACGTTGTCAATGATAGACTGGCAATACTGCCAGACTGGCAATGCATAATATCGTAGGATAGAGACAAAGGACCAGTATGTTTCAATGACGAAGAAATAAGAGCTATTTGCATTATATCGCCCATTATGAATTCACGTTTGTACTCAAAATCCACTCCAAGAGATCCGATGATAGAAAGGGTCTTCTTGCTTCGCGAGCTgggtttttctaaaaatagattttatgcTTAATATGGAACAAGGTTTTCCCCGTGTAAGTTGTTGGATTCATGGGCGGCGATTGaacaaaaacaactttgatttgttttattttgtaaacatcaaGAAAAACTTTTCAAAAGCATTTCAAATTGACAATCACGCAAACAAAAGATGTTAATGCATGCACTACTTTCATTAGCGCATGAATAATGTAGTGCAAAATATTCGCAGAAACGGTTATGATAACAAGGACTTGCTTGCTTCGCGAGCCGACTCAAAAATGGTATCATAATTTCAATTACCGCCGGAAACAACGTACTAGCCCATCGGGCATGCGCGAAAATAATATTTGGTGGCCCGATCCTGATTTTACTAGCCTCGGTCAACGGGCTACCGCTTAATTTCGAAGACTGAAAACACaaagcatttgatttattctacacccAAGACCAGTGATTCCCACAAACGCAGACATTCACAAAAATTCCGTCATATTACATTCTACccggtttcgttttcttttttactacgcaATAATAGCTTCCAGGGCTCATACACGAACGTGggaaaaaaactattttgattggggttgtaaagaaatacctcatacagtactgtacattttattactcacgatgtcattacaaaaaGTATCATAGggacaactatcgaacaatagttcaaacggatatatttacattctactgtgtttttccattaaattccgtgatgtttaaatgcctctaattgcaacaagtagtcaaaggtcaaattgacgagttttattatgacgtcacaaacgttgaacgttgtaaactgcaacgtcacaagcgaaaatcaaagttcacgcttatggctgttactgtggctcttccattaatattaacttacccttaggataagataggaattttaaggtatgaatcacatttgcagacaaggcaagaatttaaaaaaaatgtaaatataagcattaaatcatgattttttggagtatacactctcataactgcagcggtgtgtgcatacaaattttcataacgcgctaacgcgcgttactcaatttgtatgcgcacaccgctgcagttatgagagtgtatacttcaaaaaatcatgattcaatgctatagaaAAGACCCAACCCTCATAGTAAACTGCTACAACAGTACAATGGATAAAAAcagtgaattttatattttactgtttaattttttcaacttcAAGTCTACGATAGGCCGATCCCGGGGGATAGGCCGGGGCTCGCTCatcggagaaaaaaaatataccggCCTATGCCCCGTAAAATACGGTATAtcatatgggatataaacctacattaaACTCTGAACCATTTGTGAGGCCAATGAAATCGCCCAGGGGTCAAAGTCTAAACAATCtgaaagaatcagcaatatgtcaaaatgcttacatataagtaaaaccatatatatatcataacattttattttttgaataattaagatattttccTTTGTCGAATTGGAATCCCAATGTTGCCCCACCATAgtcctcaagattttgatttctacACTATCTGAGTTTGTTTTCGGTGAAAATACAGTTTTTCTAGGCAAGcggttttttgaaaaaagatatttttaaatgtttcctatttctatattcctatgtatcgTAATGTACCGTGTATAATACACATTCATGTACAATATGCACCCTCCAAAGTTgacttaaaaatttcttttacaaCAGCGGAGAAGTTGAAGATCATCATACATAGAGAAGAACGACAACGAAGCCTAatgcttaaaagtaataatgtttgcagatataaaccaaaatGACATCAAAAGAAATGATCAAATTGATTAAATATAGTCAAGgtcattgattgttgttaaattaacattgtGAATGTTAATGTAATTAACATGCTtgcacacaagtttcagctttcctggctgattagtttcttagaagaaggtttttaaagatatactctatatattcctttgttaaactttcacccccctattgtggccccactctaccccaggggatcatgattttcacaactttgaaccTACACTTTCTGGGGAtggttccacacaagtttcagctttcctggctgattactttctgagaagaagatttttaaatatttactctatatattccattgtaaaatttgacccccatggtggccccaccctacccccggggggtcatgattttcacaactttgaatctacactacctgagaatgcttccacacaagtttcagctttcctggctgataagtttctgagaagaagatttttaaagattgactctatatattcctatgcaatactttgaccccctcccccccccattgtggccccaccccacccctgggggtcatgaatttcacaactttgaatctacactacctgaggattcaACTCATTTAAAAATGAGACAAAAACGTTAACGTAAATGGACACCTTGGAGCACTGGGccgtcattaaattttgtgtgcacGCAAAAAAATCTCCAATGGAGACCAAAGGTTCTTAGATGTTGCTATTTTTATAGGACAAAGGTTTACAATTGGAACCACAATTGGAATTGAAggtttgaaaatggaaaaaagtgATATCTTGAACTCTtgcagcacccccccccccatacatCCCGGATCTTGCACCCATGAATTTCACTTTATATGCTTATCTGAAGTCGAAGCTGAGTGGACAGAGATTTTTGGACCTAAATGATCTACGATATGACACAAAAGACATTGtacaaaaatttgacaaataatggTGTGAACATGCGTTTTATAAATGGGTTAATGGCATGAAAAGTGTGTGAACTTAAGAcgtttactttgaaaaagagtgACAGGTTTAAATTGCCTTTCAGTAATTTGAAGTCACCTGACTTCGtagaaatatgaaatggtgCTTCATAAATCCaatttatgcaaaataaaatcgctgtatcttttgaaaacaacttcaaaatcatatgattttttgcatacttatttttacatgatagtaatttaataaaacatatatcaaCCTATAAAGAACACAGTAATTTTGCCATAAATCACTTTGTCCGcaaacttttctaacaaccctcgtatattcctatgtaaaggATATACCTtctattgtggccccaacctacccctgggggtcatgtttttcacaactCTAAATCTACattacatgaggatgcttcatcttttctggctgattggtttctgagaagatttttaaaggtttactctAAATATTCTATGTAAatctttgacccccattgtggccccaccttacccccccccccctaacaaTAATTTGTAccaatttaaatctacactatctgaggatgcttctatacaagtttcagcttttctggccaaatggtttttgaagagaagatttttgaaaaatatcaacaaattttcaataaatcctaattatctccccttgaaagagagcgtggcccttcattttaacaaacttggcTCCCCTCcacccaatgatgctttgtgccaaggtGCTACctgtatagcataagctccctcTGACTTCGTCTCAgtcagctaaaaaaaatattttattttagatagttccataaataaaatgatatatacatgtagttgcgTGTAGCTGTCAATTAATTTGTTACGCCTGGGAGATAACTAGCGTTTCAGACAGATACTTTCGTTAACCTGTAATTTATCGTCAGGACCATTGCACTGTTGACTTGCAGGACGACTCTTCTGCGGGGTTACGCGGTTTTACCTGAGACACCTGTTGCAATCTGGACCCCGGGGGTGCACCGAAAAATATAGGATCTGCGTTAACTGTACTGTATTAAcacagtttttctttttaattattcaaataatactATGAGAGGAAAAATGCATGTAAAAGTTGAATTTTACCagtaaaaaataattccactAGTTAAAATTTGCAAGTGGAAAAAGGTAATATCAATCCCTAGCTAgctgtttacatatttttaaaaattaacattctTTTCATACAGCCTTCGGCATATCGGAGTATCAATAGCATAATTCTTGACTAATTATACTCGGGCTCGCTCTTCAAAGAATTCAAACCATGTGACGTCAGTAGTATATATAGCACCGCCATGTATCTATcactcatattttttcttgGCGCACTTCGTGCGGGCTCAGCTTAACTTACGGTTTGTTATCATATTAAAACTGAGACGTTGTCTTTGTTAACACGTGGTTCACGTGTTTGTTCGTTTTTAATGACTTAACTGCTTGAAATTTACGCTGGTGTATATTTCTTATACACACGTGGTTCACGTGTGAATTtctttgttgacatttttacatGTCATCTTGTATCGAATCTGGGGACGAGGTCCTCTCTATAATGGCAGACTCTGATAATGATTCGTTTGAGGGTTTCGATAGCGATGCTATTCGAGAAGCAGAAAAAAGACTAGCTAAAAAATTGAACGAAGTTAAAGCAGTTACTAGAGCTAATTCTGCCACAGGTTCTGTGAGCAAAGACTTAAACAATAATGGTAATGACCAGAGTGAATGTGCACCGGCAAGGCCGGTAGCGAGTTCTAAAGGTACAAAACGAAAGAAAGCAAATGGCAATAAAAATAAGACAAAGAAAACGAAGAAAGATGATAAGTTATCTGGTAAAGATATTACCAATGCACTAGTAAACATGGGTCAAGATGAGATAGATAAGTTTAAGGAACTCATGGGCATAAATGATTTAATTGGTTGTATTTACAATTTGCAACAAGATAGTGCAAGTACAAATCAGTTGATAGAACACGAGAGCATCTCTAGTGAgaatgaaaatcaaaacgaGTTTGATTTCTTTGCTGATAATGAATCAGAGAAAGACATAGAATTAAGTGATTGGGCAATACCAGATTGGTTTAGTTCAGATAAGAAAGGGAAAGATATTGATTCTAAACTGGCAGAAATGGTCAATACTTTGTGTATTAAAGAGGGTGAGACATCAAAAATTATTGAAGATAATCCAAGGCCAGCTAATTGCAATAATTTAGTAGCACCTAGGGTCAATACGGACATATGGAACATTTTACCAAAATTTGCCCAGAGTCGTGATTCTGGTTTTCAAGCAGTGCAAAAAACCATTGTTGCTGGTATTACACCTATACTCAGAATTGCTGAAATGATGAAGACAAATGATAAGTTCAAAGAGATAAGAAATCTGTTAAAACAGTCAATTATCGTGTTGTGTAATTCCATCTACCAAATTTCTCAAAAGAGACGATTTTTGATGAGAAGGGTTTTACCCAGTAGATTCCAAGACATATGTAATACATCTCAGCCCGTATCAGAACTTTTGTTTGGGGGCGATATTCAGAAAAAGATCAAAGAATTGTCAGACTTTGATAAATACAAAAGAGACAGGCCAAGGAACAACTCTTTTTATACTAACACAAGAGGAAGAAAGAATTACCCTTACAATTATAATTATGGTAGAGGTAGAGGATCAAACAGACCTTTTTTAGGGGGAAGAAATGCATATGGCAGAGAGATGAGAAATGTGGACAGAAGAGGAAAGAACAGATTTTAGAGAAAGATGTGATTAAGGTAGGGAGACTAAAAAATTTCGTTCATGAATGGAAGAAAATAACCAATGATCAATGGGTGTTGAAGACAATTCAAGGTTATGAAATTTCCTTTAATGAATTACCATATCAGAAAAACAGACCTTCTCAAATAGCTTTTGATACATACGAAACATCTCTTGTTGATGAAGAAGTGACTGAATTGTGGAAAAAGGGGGCAATTAGAGAAATTGACCTTTGTGATagtcattttttatctaatataTTCGTGGTTCCAAAGAAAAATGGAAAGCTTAGACCCGTTATCAATTTACgatctttaaatgaatttgttaCATATGAGAAGTTTAAACAAGAAAATTTGGGTCAAATTTTAAATCTCATTCAGAAAGGAGATCATTTTTGTAGTGTGGATTTGAAAGATGCATATTTAAGTGTACCTATTGCAAatgaatatcaaaaatatttatgttttcaatGGAAGGAAAGATTCTATTGTTTTGTCGTACTTCCTTTTGGATTGTCTTCAGCACCCAgaatttttacaaagatattAAAGCCTGTGTATGCTTATTTTAGATCCATGGGTATCAGATGTACATATTATCTAGATGATTCAttaataatgaacaaaaatatagatGATTGTAGAATGAATACTCAGATTATAATGAACACATTGAATACTTTGGGATTTCAAGTGAATCTTGATAAATCTGTGTCAGAACCCActcaaattattgaattttttgggTTGATTATAGACTCCAGAAGTTTTAAGGTATACTTACCAAAGGAAAAAATTGAGAGATTATTAGAAGTAGCAAGAAAAATAATGGAACAAAGGTTTATTAAAATAAGAGATTTAGCTACTCTCATTGGATTAATTATTCATGCATGTAATGCCATCTCCCCAGGTCAACTTTATTATAGATCTTTGGAAAGGGATAAAATTAAggcattaaataaaaatgacaaagatTATGAAGGTCAGGCAACTTTATCTACTTTAAGTAGACTTGATCTAAACTGGTGGATAGAAAATATTGAGTTAAAGAATGGCAAACTTATTAGACTATCTCATGTAGATTACTGGATAGAGACAGATGCCTCTCTTAAAGGCATGGGGGCGGTATTTGGAGATAAGAATTTTAGCGAGAGTTGGTCATCAGTGGAGGAGAAATTTCACATTAATTACCTCGAATTATTAGCAATATATttagcattaaaattcttctttaaaGAGAAACATAATGTTCATATTGGAGtgaaatgtgacaatacaacaGCCATTGCTTATGTCAATAATATGGGTGGAATGATTTCACAAGATATGGATTATTTAGCAAGAAATATTTGGGAATggtgttttaaaagaaatatctgGGTGACGTGTCAATACTTGCCTGGTAAATCAAATGAATTAGCAGATTATTTTTCAAGAGAAACATCTAGTTCAGCAGAATGGTCATTGAAACCAGAAATATATGAAagaattttgaaacaatatttttctccTGATGTTGATCTTTTTGCATCATTTGCCAATCATAAAATTGAAAAGTTTGTTACATGGAAATATTGTCCACAAGCATGGAAAATCGATGCTTTTTCCTTTACATGGAAGAATCTAAATCCATATATATTTCCACCTTTTCATCTATTGgggaaaattttgaataaaataattgagGATAAGGTCGATAAAGCTATTGTAGTGTTTCCAGTTTGGAAATCTCAATCTTGGTTTCCTTTACTTCTCTCAATGCTCATTTCTGTTCCAGTTAGGCTGCCAAGGCACACAGATTTAATGACAGATGGAGAGCGGAAACATCCCCTCAACAAAACAATCTTACTAGCCGCAGCACTTATATCTGGAAAACATTGGAGAATCGAGGATTTCCAAAAGACATTAGAATCGTCCTGCTCTCATCATGCAGAAAATCAACAAGGAAGCAGTATGACCTTGCctggaaaaatttcatattttggtgTGATAAACGGAATAGATCTGCAAATGAAATTACTGAGAAAGAACTAATGTCATATTTGTTTAGTATCTTCAAAAATGGAAAATCATATTCCACGATAAATACTCATAAAGTGGCAGTGACTCAGACTTTAGCTCTGAACGATGATAAATGGAGTAAGAATTCTATATCTTTAACTAAGTTTATGAAAGGATTGTTCAACCTGAGACCATCTTTACCGAAATACAAGTTGACATGGGATGTGTCTAAAGtattaaactttttgaaaagtttgtTTCCTTTGGAGTCTTT carries:
- the LOC128160625 gene encoding uncharacterized protein LOC128160625, coding for MSSCIESGDEVLSIMADSDNDSFEGFDSDAIREAEKRLAKKLNEVKAVTRANSATGSVSKDLNNNGNDQSECAPARPVASSKGTKRKKANGNKNKTKKTKKDDKLSGKDITNALVNMGQDEIDKFKELMGINDLIGCIYNLQQDSASTNQLIEHESISSENENQNEFDFFADNESEKDIELSDWAIPDWFSSDKKGKDIDSKLAEMVNTLCIKEGETSKIIEDNPRPANCNNLVAPRVNTDIWNILPKFAQSRDSGFQAVQKTIVAGITPILRIAEMMKTNDKFKEIRNLLKQSIIVLCNSIYQISQKRRFLMRRVLPSRFQDICNTSQPVSELLFGGDIQKKIKELSDFDKYKRDRPRNNSFYTNTRGRKNYPYNYNYGRGRGSNRPFLGGRNAYGREMRNVDRRGKNRF